A single Manduca sexta isolate Smith_Timp_Sample1 chromosome 11, JHU_Msex_v1.0, whole genome shotgun sequence DNA region contains:
- the LOC115446161 gene encoding elongation factor 1-gamma — protein MSMSKATLPSLLSLPFPFPSETSTMAAGVLYTYPENFRAYKALIAAQYSGVDLKVSPDFVFGETNKSEAFLKKFPAGKVPAYESADGKVLLTESNAIAYYVSNDALRGANRETQARVWQWASWADSELLPASCAWVFPYLGIMQFNKQNVERAKADLLGALRVLDAHLLTRTFLVTERVSLADIVVFSTLLHAFRHVLEPALRSELVNVTRWWRTVAAQPQVAAVVGDAPLCAEPPHYDPKKFQELAHPKKDSKKDKKAEKKEQTKKKEQAAEPAHDDLDELEEKPKESKDPFDSMPKGTFNMDDFKRFYSNEDEAKSIPYFWEKFDPENYSIWYAEYKYPEELAKVFMSCNLITGMFQRLDKMRKQAFASVCLFGEDNNSTISGVWVWRGQELAFPLSSDWQVDYESYDWKKLDPASEETKKLVADYFSWSGTDKAGRKFNQGKIFK, from the exons ATGTCAATGTCAAAGGCCACCTTACCCTCCCTCCTGAGCCTTCCTTTCCCCTTTCCTTCCGAAACATCAACCATGGCGGCCGGg gtaCTTTATACTTATCCGGAAAACTTCCGTGCCTATAAGGCGTTGATCGCCGCCCAATACTCCGGGGTGGACTTGAAAGTATCACCGGACTTTGTATTCGGTGAGACGAACAAATCGGAAGCGTTCCTGAAGAAGTTCCCGGCGGGTAAA GTACCCGCCTATGAAAGTGCTGACGGGAAAGTACTGCTCACGGAGAGCAATGCTATTGCCTACTACG TATCAAACGATGCGTTGCGTGGTGCCAACCGTGAAACACAAGCGCGCGTGTGGCAATGGGCGTCGTGGGCAGACAGCGAGCTGCTTCCTGCGTCGTGCGCGTGGGTTTTCCCCTACCTGGGCATCATGCAGTTCAACAAGCAGAACGTGGAGCGCGCGAAGGCGGACTTGCTCGGCGCGCTGCGCGTGCTCGACGCGCACCTGCTCACGCGCACCTTCCTCGTGACGGAGCGCGTGTCGCTCGCCGACATCGTGGTGTTCAGCACGCTGCTGCACGCCTTCCGCCACGTGCTGGAGCCGGCGCTGCGTTCGGAGCTGGTGAACGTGACACGCTGGTGGCGCACAGTCGCCGCTCAGCCGCAAGTGGCCGCCGTCGTCGGCGACGCGCCGCTCTGTGCCGAACCACCACATTACGACCCTAAGAAGTTCCAGGAACTCGCACACCCCAAGAAG GACTCTAAGAAAGACAAGAAGGCTGAGAAAAAGGAGCAAACCAAAAAGAAAGAGCAAGCTGCAGAGCCTGCTCATGATGATTTGGATGAGCTTGAAGAGAAACCCAAAGAGTCAAAGGATCCTTTTGACTCCATGCCTAAAGG aaccTTTAACATGGATGATTTCAAACGTTTCTATTCAAATGAAGACGAAGCCAAGTCTATCCCCTATTTCTGGGAAAAGTTTGACCCTGAGAACTACTCCATCTGGTACGCAGAGTACAAATACCCAGAGGAGTTAGCCAAAGTATTCATGAGCTGCAACCTCATCACCG GCATGTTCCAGCGGCTAGACAAAATGCGCAAGCAAGCGTTCGCGTCTGTCTGCTTGTTTGGTGAAGACAACAACTCCACCATCTCAGGAGTGTGGGTGTGGCGCGGCCAGGAGCTCGCCTTCCCCCTCTCCTCTGACTGGCAAGTGGACTACGAGTCATACGACTGGAAAAAACTAGACCCAGCCAGTGAAGAGACCAAGAAATTGGTTGCCGACTATTTTTCGTGGAGCGGCACCGACAAAGCGGGTCGCAAGTTCAACCAGGGCAAGATCTTCAAGTAA